A segment of the Populus nigra chromosome 12, ddPopNigr1.1, whole genome shotgun sequence genome:
ACCCACATCTGTGTCCAAAACCAGCACGGAACAGGCGCACTTCGACTTAGGAGCTTTCTTTGTCATAAACTTCACCAGCATACTTCCAATTCATTACCTTCCATATGTTCTTCAGATAATCAGGTCTGACATTCTTGTACTGCAGCATGGAAAATAAACTTCCAAGTCATATAAGAGAGATTTGCAAACAAACAAAAGGGTGTTTAAATTTGTGATTAGCCCAAACAAGAACAATAGCTAAGACAACACCGAGGAAAGCAGGGCTTTCAGTAGCATTGGCAAGAAGATGAACCTAACTGGTCACATGACAAGTTCTTTTTTCCAGCAAAATAAGTTGTGGAGGGGGGAGGGTATGATTGCTtgtcatttttatctttttccaaCATCAAGATCCACAAACTGGCTGCCAATTGATTGGCCAGTGAGCTCTACATGTAATGTAAAGTAAAAGTTCATAATGGAAAATGGGTGTGAGGAATGCTCAAAGATTGTTTAGGCAAAACAAATGAAGTCCTGGTTTCATGTGTTGGGtgcaatcaaatattaaaataattgctGCTTTAAGCACGAGGAAAACACAAAATGCAAATTGATCTCAGATTCAAGGACTCAAAGAAGAAACCTAACCACTCATTTCATCACCAACAAGCCTTTAttccatgaaaataatataGTCCAAGGAAGATTAGAAACTTTCACGTTTCTTATTGTAAGCAGGTGACACTTTTACTTCATTTCTATACTCTGCACCCCTCATGCACTCTTGCAACAAAGAGGAACAATTTTGAAATTCATGATGCTCACACTAACCAACAAAGTTTCTTTAAACAAAACTCTCCAACACATTCTAACACATAAAGCCCCATAGTGATAAAGATAGGTCAAACATAATCAAAACCTACTATTACAAGGTCCTCTCAACATCAGAAAGCGACCACATTgcataatttagaaaaaaaaaaaaaactctacctGCAAATAATATGCATGCTCCCAAACATCAACACCAAGTAATGGAACCAAGGGTCCTTTAGTTACCAATGGATCCTGTCACAAGAATCATAAGCATAATTAGATCAACTAACAataatgaataataacaagtatcTGCAGACTAAATAGGTCTGGGGAAATCTATCTCATCTAGAATCTAAACCAAATATGTAAAACAACCAAATTCAGCAATTGCACTGACAAGTCCTTTTTCTAACTTGTAAAAGTTAGATAATTACAGAACTCACAAACAAGCAACAAACAAGATAACTGTTTAATCATTAGCCAACATAGACTTCATTCTCTTATCCGAAAGGGCAATGACCAGCTCcaaaaacaatcatagaaatAATAGATAGCGATTATGGCAGGAAGATCCAGATAACTGTTtaatcattgttttatttatacattaaaGATTATAGCAAAAAGATCCAGATTACAGTTTAACCATTGTTCTATAAGagaatcatataaattaaagcAGTTCTGTGTCTATCTAGTATTGTCATAAGAAGTCTATGCTTTTTTCTTAATATGATGAATGGATAAAAATTTAGATACAGCAAGAATTGAGCAacttatgaaaatttaattagtcATTATCAATtgacttgaaaacaaaatctgTAAATTTACCTGATTTTCTGTGGTCTCAACCACAAGTTTCTTTGATTCTTTGTCCAGACCAAGCCACTGCAACAAGAGAGGAGTGTGTAAGGAAGACACAAAGAAGCATATTATAACTaatgttaaaattgaaaaccttAAAAGTTTAAACAAGCTGGCCTACTTACCACCCATCCAGAGCCCTGTACAGCAGCACCCTCTgtgctcatttttttaatcaatgagTCCAGAGAACCAAAATCTTCATCAATAGCCCATCCCAGCCTACCATGTGGTGGTTCACCGCCTCCTTCCTGCCATATATAAGCGTTACAGTTAGGTACAGAAACAATAGCAGGTGCCAAATGTAtctacaaaaacaataaaacttacTTGGACAGGAGTGAGATTCTTCCAGAAAATTGAATGGTTGACATGACCTGCGTGAGAATAATTAAGTCAAGAACTGATAAGGAAACATTAGTACGCATGTCAACAAACAAAAAGTTTTGAGTTCtaagctggtttttttttttttttttttttgcaagtttcCATGATCACATGGACAACCTAAAGATGAAGCGATAACCACTTGAAAGGCAATACATAAAAGACAAATGATTTTTCCTACAAATCAACAAGCAAGAAAATAGATGTttcagaaataaataaatcctaGAGCAGCGGGTAGATCTTTCCTATGCAAAACATTTACAATCTTTTCCTTTGCAATCAAACTAAATATATTAGATAATCTTTGAGCTGGTTATTCTTAGTGTCATGCATTTAATGGCATCTCAACTGGGTGTCTGCTTCATCATAACAAGAAATTTCCAAATACCAGTTTATCAATGAACAACCTAAACAGagtgaaaaaggaaaatatccCATTCTTAGCATCGATCTTGGCCAGAAATAATGAAATGCTGCtgaataattatcaaataaaataagcaacTCTCTTtccaaatttcaattttcttgttcgAATTAAAAATTtcccaaaaataaacaaacaaataaaagccTTTCCAAAGAGAACCAAATTCAATGGCCATTCAAGCTCTCCTCTCTACCAAGGTAGTCCTCCCTAAACAAACTGAATTATCAAACTTAATatcgaaaaaaattagaaataaaaaacctCCGCCGTTGAACTTGATAGCGCTCTGCAATTTAACAACAGCAGAAGAATCGCCCTTTTCCATGGCATGATGAAGTTGCTCGAGGGACTTATTGTAATTAGTGATGTAAGTCTGGTGGTGTTTCTGGTGATGGAGCTGCATGATCTCCCCGCTAATTGCAGGCTCCAAAGCTCCATAATCGTACGGGAGATCAGGCAGGGAGAATGTCTGCAATCCACGGAATTGAAGCTTCAAGCCTAGGCCTAGGGTTTTTCGAGAAACGAGAGAGCGTAGAGCCATTAGAGCGTGATTTGTCTTTCTCGTCCACAAGTGGAGTTaagtcttattattattattattattattaactaagaaaataaaacgcATGGAGATTCACTGTATAAAATACAATGCTGATCCTTTCAAATGGCACTGTGAATGCACGGGTTCacaatgctatttttttcagttctttttaatttggtcgGCGAATTTGttgaagaatgatgaaatttttatcttttcagtttttagaattaaagaaaaaaattaattttattttcaaattttattttctttatttctttagcTCCTGAtgttaaaaagatagaaaaagtCATCCAAATCTAGTATACAGGTTTTTTTAGCTTGAAATTgctaataaaaacatatataatcttggtaatattttttatttttagttattttttagttttatgatggttttttattttaaggttatgaatgagtttatcaagttttttatgatgttttctaAGAGTTTTGagtaaaataaacaagttgGAAATTCagttttttgattgaaaaaactATGTGCTTTGTTTTTCTGACCACCACAATGATAATgcgttgtttgatttttttttaaaaaaaaaccctaacacgTTTGTCATCCACCCCAtatgttaaaacaaaaaaaggccCATCAACGCAAGATTGTCCTAGCAGGCCTACACGCACacccttgttttcttttcttttaaaaattatttttttattttttaattaatgctttgttatatatgtttttttaattaattttttatttatatttagattaatactctttatctcttttattttgtttgaagagccttttttaaatgataattattttttggttattttgtatgcatttaatttttgaaaatgttttcttgattcatttataaattatttgtatcttttatatagatgaattttatttttaaaataaaaaaatttattttcagataatatttctaatatgtgtagccttacatagtttttttttattcaatcaatttaatatgtgtatctgttactattattatttgattgaataaaaaattatttttataaataaatttagcaaacacaatcGAGTAAATGTCTTGTCttacgagattaaatatcttaatctatatatttttcttgatttttccagTGTTATTTCTAGTTAtcatttatggattttttttttttcatttactaacgtatatagttcttgatttatttgattacatatatgcattaaatttttttatttccatttagaatttcttttcaatataataACGTGTCGAAAAAGCCTGcgtataaatttgtttttgttgaaaaattttatattcaattagacccttaattgacaaaaataaactcTCAAACTTTGTAATATTGTTTATATTGgtcatcaaatttttaatttgtgtagTCACAACtacttttagtattttttttctctcaatacTCCTTCAACAAGACCCAAATTGTCTATCTAAATGGTGTCCTAACTAGCTGAGAGTTAATTTCTTGCCAGATTATgaccaaaaaaacatatttttttatgaaaatcttgatttttcttggatttttttattttttatgaaggaaaatgtttttggaaaattagaaaaaaaaactttagggaTTTAAAATTGGGTTACGAGAGGttgtttgctttgttttcttgttttatacattttttgtattttattaccATTGTTTAGaaattgttcttgttttttattcattttctttttttcactctttgccttaatgttattttttctttgtctgCTTGtaggttttattttaatgtttagttTCTTGGATGTGCTACTGCATATTCTGATTATTTAGCTTATTTTCCCTTGTCAAATATAATTAGCTCAAATCTCATCTATTAgtgttgtttccttttttttttctttgtttgcttTTAGTGTTTGTTGTTTCTATTGTATCATAACTACCTTTCTTTGCTTAAACTATTACTTTTTGGTGGTGCTCGTTGTTGCTAgtggttgtaatttttttttctacaggTTTCTTCATCGCTTTTCTACTAgatgtttggttttttattcttaattaaaaaaaacttagaattTTAGCAGGGTCATCTAAATGTTGTTTGTTATGTTGgttgttgtattatttttgttttcttataaaaagtttcactttatggttgttttttttcttgtctgaaGTTTGTTTCCTATTATAGCTTTTACCctccctttttatatatatatttagctttttatcattttttctacTGTATGTATTCATCATCTTAGTTCCTTCTGAACTATTAGTCCCATCCCTTTTCATTTGTGTTGCATTTATCATGGAATTTGATTATATGCTTGATTGTCTTTGTGCCTGCTAATGGTGGTCTC
Coding sequences within it:
- the LOC133668879 gene encoding superoxide dismutase [Mn], mitochondrial-like encodes the protein MALRSLVSRKTLGLGLKLQFRGLQTFSLPDLPYDYGALEPAISGEIMQLHHQKHHQTYITNYNKSLEQLHHAMEKGDSSAVVKLQSAIKFNGGGHVNHSIFWKNLTPVQEGGGEPPHGRLGWAIDEDFGSLDSLIKKMSTEGAAVQGSGWVWLGLDKESKKLVVETTENQDPLVTKGPLVPLLGVDVWEHAYYLQYKNVRPDYLKNIWKVMNWKYAGEVYDKESS